In Colletotrichum higginsianum IMI 349063 chromosome 3, whole genome shotgun sequence, a genomic segment contains:
- a CDS encoding Clock controlled protein: MDLSQSMSRSQSQNHMLHGPAPRDRQLPPSSSSVALHSHTHHHVHPLPPAAAAAAAAAGTAVPSTSRTGTTATVVATATAAASACASAPASTNISSIPGKHVLSHARFDPTHISSQLPSYAPAPSYTHTQSHDPNLLSFPDAPTTELAPILPAAKHTDNGGHNLPSLSSVTGPPPPRFPPITSSQTIEQQQQQHRRQQQQRPPLPPPTSPQQQQRQQQQSLPKQTQPHPPSLVRSKTTTVPVTHWPSLNPLTTYYTPSHAQSADSPARMDLDVSSNAAMSAASPDRFYEGRAASVSLDDPDVRMAAEALGDLRADFINSPPARHTPLPRASPSVSITSNPQTNSEEPLFSLLTTSHPLLATTIEGATSAYNNSKNFSPRFKSSAEYVEGYLTPIANTVGTVGRKTGVEGGVRWFLGAGRRHQSTDLEAADGGSHKRRKVDTGEDLARLMIDAQSNVMPDVDSPRDPYVFKHDRRLSRASTIDTLPAYDDYRSPAYTENEKSERPTSSNAAWQSRLIMSTSGLSVAMSEESLRSLKYCLRWLRWANEHIGGVINNLKSTLEQYEKTGDSQQAQQPEVSSDGDHVMIDGQPDSISEQDRTMLAARIASLKGDVLKTLRDVIETVSKYAGGALPDNARTLVRRHLTTLPQRFRYASMVEQQQGEKTGEQAREEAMREGAHRVLVLAKEGLDMMAQVSGVLDGTIVSAEEWCERLGKKKRDQRDAVLPQSQPHEVDVKIAPA, encoded by the exons AGTCGTACAGGTACAACTGCTACCGTTGTGGctactgctactgctgctgcttcggCCTGTGCATCTGCGCCTGCTTCCACCAACATCTCCTCCATACCCGGCAAGCACGTCCTCTCCCACGCTCGCTTTGATCCAACACACATTTCGTCCCAGCTGCCATCATATGCTCCTGCCCCGAGCTACACGCATACTCAGTCCCACGATCCCAACTTACTGAGTTTTCCCGACGCCCCGACTACCGAGCTTGCACCCATCCTTCCTGCCGCCAAACACACTGATAACGGGGGTCACAACcttccatctctctcttctgTGACGGGTCCTCCGCCCCCGCGATTCCCTCCCATCACCTCTTCGCAAACCATcgaacagcaacaacaacaacaccgaagacaacagcaacaacggCCGCCACTCCCTCCTCCAACGTCGcctcaacagcagcaacgaCAGCAGCAACAAAGTCTACCAAAACAAACACAGCCCCATCCACCCTCACTGGTTCGATCCAAGACGACAACGGTACCCGTCACTCACTGGCCGAGCCTCAACCCACTCACGACATATTACACCCCTAGTCATGCCCAGTCCGCCGACTCTCCTGCGAGAATGGACCTCGACGTAAGCAGCAATGCCGCCATGAGCGCAGCTTCGCCAGACCGTTTTTACGAAGGAAGGGCCGCCAGCGTCAGCCTGGATGACCCAGACGTCCGCATGGCCGCAGAAGCCCTGGGGGACTTGCGAGCCG ATTTCATCAACTCCCCACCGGCCCGCCATACCCCACTCCCAAGGGCGTCTCCGTCCGTGTCCATCACCTCAAATCCGCAAACCAATTCCGAGGAGCCTCTGTTTTCGCTACTCACCACCTCCCATCCCCTGCTGGCGACAACGATTGAAGGGGCCACATCGGCTTACAATAATTCCAAGAACTTTTCCCCGCGTTTCAAGTCGAGCGCCGAGTATGTCGAAGGTTACTTGACACCCATCGCCAACACCGTCGGTACTGTGGGACGCAAGACCGGCGTCGAAGGTGGTGTTCGCTGGTTTTTGGGTGCTGGGCGACGACATCAGTCCACTGACTTGGAGGCTGCCGATGGAGGCTCCCACAAGCGCCGCAAGGTTGACACCGGAGAAGACCTTGCCAGACTCATGATTGATGCGCAAAGCAATGTCATGCCCGATGTTGACTCTCCCCGCGACCCCTACGTGTTTAAACACGACCGCCGGCTGTCGAGGGCAAGCACAATCGACACCTTGCCCGCGTACGACGACTACCGTTCCCCGGCCTATACCGAAAATGAAAAGTCCGAGAGGCCTACTTCTTCCAACGCCGCTTGGCAATCTCGCCTAATCATGTCGACCTCTGGGCTCAGCGTCGCTATGAGTGAGGAGAGCCTGAGGAGTTTGAAGTACTGCCTGAGGTGGTTGCGCTGGGCCAACGAGCACATTGGCGGAGTCATTAACAACCTCAAGTCCACCCTTGAGCAGTATGAAAAGACTGGCGACTCTCAGCAAGCCCAACAACCTGAGGTcagcagcgacggcgaccacGTCATGATTGATGGCCAACCCGACTCCATATCGGAACAGGACCGGACCATGTTGGCAGCCAGGATTGCGTCCCTTAAAGGTGATGTCCTCAAGACATTGCGGGACGTCATCGAGACCGTCTCCAAGtacgccggcggcgccctcccTGACAATGCCCGTACTCTGGTCCGCCGTCACTTGACCACCCTCCCCCAACGCTTCCGCTACGCAAGCATGGTCGAGCAACAGCAAGGTGAGAAGACCGGCGAGCAAGCCCGCGAGGAAGCCATGCGTGAGGGCGCTCAtcgcgtcctcgtccttgccAAGGAGGGGCTCGACATGATGGCGCAGGTCAGTGGCGTTCTCGACGGCACTATTGTCAGCGCCGAGGAGTGGTGTGAGAGGCTTGGCAAGAAGAAGCGGGACCAACGCGACGCCGTCCTTCCGCAATCACAGCCTCACGAAGTCGACGTCAAGATTGCGCCGGCTTAA